The following is a genomic window from Variovorax paradoxus.
CGAGTCATCTCGCCGACGCCGCCCTCGGGCGCAACGCGGTAGACCCACGCGCCGCCGCCGCGCTTGGAGACCGCTTGCTGCACCTTCTCGATGCTGTCGAAGACCTCCTTGCGCTTGGCACGCACGTCATCCCCGCCGAAGATGCCCTTGCTCGGCGGGCGGTTCGACACCACGAAGCACTCCTGCGAGCCGGGAGCCGGGTTCTTCATGAGCGCCTGCGTCACGGCCTTGTCGGAGTCGGAGAGGATCATGCCGGCCGGCAGCTTGCCGGGCTGGCCGGCCGCGTGCTGCTGCGCGATGGTGTCCTCCAGGTGCGGCGCGGCAGCCATCCAGTCGCCGTCGGTGCCAAAGGCCGAAGGCTTGAGCGGAAGGCCGTCGTAGTCGGCACCGGCGGCGCGCTGCACGGGGCGGCTGTTCAGCACCACCGGGCCCTGCGCGTCCGGAGGCGCCGCGCCCTCGGCGGGGCGCATGGGTATCGGGCCGCCGCGCTGCACGGCGTTGTACAGGTCGCTGGCCCATTGCTGGTGTGCGGGTGACGACAAATCCTCAGCGCCCGCATAGAAAGCGTCGAACTTGCGGCCGAGAACCTGCTGCAGTTCCTGGTGCGCGGCATTGGAAAAGCGCGCGCGCTCCATCAAGGCCTCGAGCCCGGGGTTCATGCGCAGCATCGCATCGAGCGTCACGGCGGTGAATGCGCCGTGGTCGGCACTGTCGACGCCCGGTCTCTGGTAGCGGGAGAGCTGGCCTGTGTAGCTGTCGTCGACGGACTTCGGCCCGTAGGTCGCCTCGTCGAACTGCTGCGCCATCCGTTCGGCATCGCCCTCCTCGATCGCGCGGCCAGAGTAGCGGCCGGAATCGGGGTCGAAGCGCAGCAGGCCGCTCACTGGTTGGATGTCGAAGGTTGGCCGCAATGTGTCGCTGTCCTGCGCGTCGCGCAGCACGAAGACCTCGCGCTTTCCCTCGTGGCCATGTCCGCTCTCGTGCGCAACGCGGCGCTGCACCGGCCGCGCACCCGCCTCGCGTTCCAGGGCCGGGTTGCGCGCGACAAGGGCCACGCCCTCGCTCTGGAAATAGCGCCCTTCCATGCCCGGCATCTCATCCGGGTTCAGCACGCGCAGGTCGACCGGCTTCATGCCCGCCTGCTCGCGCCAGGCCTGCACGGCGTCGAGGCCAAGGCCCTGCTCCCGGCTCGGCAGCCGCAACAACTCGGCGCGCGAGCGGTGCGCACGTTCGAGCGCCTGCGCCACGCGCGGGTCATTGACAGAAATCTGCGTGACGCGCTTCGACTTGTCCATGTAGTAGACGGTGGCGTCGTCCGGCACATGCAAGAAGTTGTCCCGCGCGGCGCTGCCCGGCAGGATGAGGCCCGAGGCCGCCCGCGTGGCGGCTTGCACCACCGGATAGCTCACCCGCAGCGCCACTGTCTCGGCGATGTTGCTGTGCGGATTCGGGCTCACGTCGCGCAGCGTCGCCGGCGCGTTGCCAGGCTTGTCGATGTGAACCGTGGCCAGCACCGCCTCTGGCGGCACCTGGCCATCCGCGCCGAGCTTGGGCTCGTAGACGATGGCGATGTTGTCGTGGCCGCGGTCGCCGGTGCCCGCCTGCGCGGCGTCCAACGCGTCCTTGAGCGTGGTGTAGCGCGCAGGCGGCAGGGCGGCCAGAGCCTCGGGGCTGTCGGCGCCGGCATACGCGGCGTTGCGCCCTGCAGGCGTCTCGCCGTCCACCGCGCGGGGCAGGCCATGCTCGCCGGCGTTGAGCGCGAGGCCGGTGTTCTCGTCGTAGGGCGTGGCGTGCAGGTAGAACGCGGTGTTGCGCAGCGTGCCACCCGATTGCAGGATGGACTTGAGCGTGCCGGCCCAGTTCACCGTGTGCAGGCTGCTGCCGGGCGGAGGCAGCGCGTAGTTGGAACTGTCGTTGTTGTTGGCGTTGTTGTTGTTCGGCCCGTCGACGCCGTTGTTCGCAGAGTCGGGGGCGTCAGGGGCATCCGGGGCATCGGCCGCGTTGGACGCGTCCTGCCCCTCGGATTCGGTCGGCACCGCGCGCGAGAGCAGCGGTACCACGCCGTCGGTCGAGATCTCGCCGCCTTCCTTGACGGCATGCACGATGAAGCCGGGCGCGCCGGCTTCGGCATCGGGGTTGTGCTCGATGCGGATCTGGTCGAAGCCGGCGCTGCGCAGCCGCTCGTGGATCGCAGCTGCCTGCTCGGGATCGATGTCCGCAGCTTCGCCGTTGCGCGGCATCGGCCCGTCCGGGCGATCGGCGGCAACATGCAGCTCGACGCGGCCGCCCGGCGCCATTGCTTCGGACACCTGCGCGGGCAAAAGGCTGTCTTCATTCGCCAGGTGCGGCATCGTGAGCTCGGTCACCACCAGCTCGTCGTGCAGGGCGCGGGCCGGGGCTGCAGCCTGCGCGGCCTCGGCCTGGCTGCGCGCACGCGCAGCCATGGCCGGGTGCAGCGCCACGTTGTTGAGCGTACCCGGAATCACCTGCAGCGAGGCGGCGATGAACTCGCCGCGGTTCATGTGCCGGCCCTCGTTGGCCAGCGAGATGAGGTCGCCGGTGCCCAGGCCCGCCGCGCCGTCATTCAGGAACTGCGCACCAAGCCCGGCGTAGGTCAGCTGCTGCTTGGCCGCCACGCCGCTGGCCTGCGCCTGCGCCTGCGCGGCGGGCGACACCGCCTTCCACAACGGGATTGCGCCCGACACGCCGCCCGTGACCGGCGCGGTAACCAGGCCCGCAGCCGAACTGACGAAGGTTGCGCCGATGCGCCTGTTGCCCTCTTCGGTGCCGAGCTTGCCGTCGAGCCCGACACGGCCTATTTCAACCGCCACGCGGCCGGTACCGTCGACGGCCTGCGAGGTGATGCCCGCGCGCGCGCCCACCAGCGCGCGCCCGCCAAGGTTGAGCGCGCCCTTGCTGCCGACCATCGTTCCGTTGGCCAGCAGCTTGGCGCTCACGGCGGCGCTGGTCTTGATGCCCGCGCCCACGCCGGTGGCGGTAACAGCGTTGGTGGCCGCATCGACGAGCTCGTCCTTCAGCGTGAACTTGACGTCGTCCCAGCTTGCGTTGCCGGTGAGTGCCTTGGCCTCGAGCGTCCACAGCGAGGTGTGGCCGTCGGCGTAGATGTCGCGCCCCTGCGCGGCGGCGACCACGTCGCCCGTGGTGTCCCACAGTGCGCTCACGGCCATTGCCGTGCCAAAACCCACGGCCACGTTGCCGCCAGAAGCGATGGTGGCGGCAATACCCGCGGCCGCCGTGACCGTCATGCGCACCGCGTCGTCGACCACGCTCCAGGTGCCGTCACTGTCGCGCACCCGGTCGGCCATCTTGTCGGACTCGACGTCGTAGGCGTCCATGAACTCGTTCTCGCGGCTCGCGTACTCCGAGGCCGAGATCCGTCCCGCACGAAGGTCGTCGCGCAGGTCGCGCAGCCCGTCGCGCTGCTTCTCCGTGTAGTTCTTGGCGTCTTCGGCGGAGTCGCCGGCCATGTTGCCCCAGACGTCGCGCACCCAGGTGTGCCCTTCGATGCCCTTCTCGATGCCCTCGAGGTCCTTCTTGAGGCGGTCGTCGTCCTTGTCGCCGATCTTCAGCCACTGATCCGTGAGCGAATAGCCCAGGTTGATCGCCGCCTGCAGCTCCTTGCCCTCGTCGGACGCGGACAGGAGCTTGTGGATCTGCCCGCTGCGATATTCGGCCGCGCGCAGGCTGCGCTGGTCCTGGTCTTTGCCCAGCGCGTCCAGCTCTTTCTGGATCTCGGGATTGGTCTTGCCCCACTGGGTGATGTAGTCGTCCACCGAGCGCGTCTTCTCGCGCAGGGGCCGCTCCGAAATGTCCTTGATCTGGCCGTTGAGCCTGGTGGTGGCTTCCTGGTTGTCCTCGGTGTATTTGTCCTCGGCCTTCTTGAGTTCCTCGGGGTCGGCGCGGTCGGGCGCGGAGACCGTCTTCAGGTACTCGGTGTGCTTCTTGTGCTCGCCGACCTCGAGGTTGCCAATCTCGCCGTCGGCGACGTTCTTTGCCAGCGTGTCGAGCTTCTCCTGGTCCTTGAACTTCTCCGGCATGACCGCCGGATTGGCGTCGGTCCACGCGTCTTTCTTCTGCTGCAGCCGGTCGAACTCGCCCTTGGTCAGGTGGGTATTGGCCGTACCGCTCGCAAGGGAGGCCTGGTCGTAGCGAATGGCGGAATCCAGCGCCGCGTCGCTGGCCTGGTTGCGGTTGAGCCAGGCATTGCGCGCGGGCCGCCCCGCATCGGTAAGGTATTTGTCGCCATGCTCGTCCATCATCTCCTGCTGCTGGACGAAGGCCTTCCATGCGGCTTTGTCTTCTTCCTCGGAGTTGCGGTACATCGGTCCCGGAGGAGTGGCGCCCTGGGCCTCGCGCTTCTGGATTTCCTTTTCGTCGAGCCCGTTCCAGAGCCACGTGCGCTTCCAGGCCTGGAACTCGGTCTGCAGGTCTGCATCGGCCTGCTCCTTGGCGTCCTGCTTCTTCACCTGATCAACGCCAGCCTTGGCCAGGTCCACGTCCTTGTCGGCCACGTCGACGAGCCGGTCGACATGGTCGAGCAGTTCGAGCCGGTCGTCCAGCGCCTTGGCAGCCGTGGCCTGGTCCTTGCTGCCGGGCCGCGCGTACGCAAGATTCTGATAGGCCACGCGGGCCTGCTCGTCGACCGTTACCTGCTGCTGCTTGGTGAGCGCTGCAGTGGCCTTGGTGTTGGCAATCGTGGCGTCGCCGCGTGCATCGGTCTGCTGCGACACCAAGAGCTTGCGCTGCTCGACCAGCTCGGTCACCGGTTCGCCCATGCGCTTGTAGAGACGGATCGTCTTGTCCAGATCGCTGATCTGCTGGCCATAGCTGTCGGCGTATTTGGCCTTGTCCTCGGCCTGGTGCTGCAGGTAGCCAAGGCCGCCGCTGACCTCGACGCGCTCGGACTTGCCTGTCTTCGGATCCTTCTGCGTGACCGTGTACTTGGTCTTGTCGTCGATGTCCTCGCGGCTGCCACCGCCGTGGTTCCAGTCGTTCCTCTCCACCACCAGGCGGTTGGTGGCGGGATCGTAGATCGTGCGGGTCTCGACGTGGCCGTTGTCGGCGCTGGGCTTGCTTACATCGACCGTGCCTTCGGGCAGCGCCGCAAGCACTTCGTCTTCCGTCATGCCCAACGCCTTGGCGGTTTCGGCCACGGACTTCTTGTCGTCGAAGATCGACTTCCGAGCTTCCTCGCCCGGGCCGTTCTTCGCGTCGGGCTCGCCCATGAGCACCGTACGCCGTCCGCTTGCGCTCGTGGCCACCACTTGCAGCGTGCCGTCGCTCGCGGTTGTCTTCTCCAGCGTGGAGCCGTCCTTGTTGAATGTCTTGACCGTGGTGGGCACGCCGGCCACAACCAGTTCCTGGCCGGGCTTGAGCGCCTTGCCGTAGTCCACGTCGGGGTTCAGCGCCAGCAACTGTTCCGGCGTCAGGTCCGCAGCCTTGGCCACCTCCAGGTAGCCTTCGTAGTCGCCCACGGGTCGCGTGACCTGCGCGCCGGTCAGCGAGGTGGTGGTGTCGGTGCGCTTGCCGTGCTTGTCGACCACGCTCACGGTGCGCGTGCCGGCGCTGCTGTCGATGGTGATGGTGGTCGTGGCGCCGGTCTTGGCGTCCTTGGTGGCCTGGCTGTAGCGCCCCTTGGCGTCTTCCGTCGCGTCGATGGCCTTCTGGCCGCCGGGCGCCTTCGGGTCGGCAATGTTGCCCTTGACCGAAAGGGTGTCCTGCTTGTCGTTGCGGCTGTACGTCAGCGAGCCATCGCCGCGCTGGATGGTGGTTGCCTGCACGCCGTCTTTCGGCGCGGCAGTGGTGATCTTGACGCCCGCCGCGTTGGCCTCCGACAGCACCTGGTCGACGCGCATCTTGCGGTCGCTTGCGATCTGCTCCACGCTCTTTCCGTCGGCAATGTCCGTGAGCGTTTTTTTCACCTGCGGCGTGACAGCCGGCTCGGGCGCCTTGAGATAGGTGATGAACGGCGAGGTTGCGCTGGTGCCGCTGGTGCCGCTGGTGCCGGTGGTGCCGGTGGTGCCGGAAGTCAGCGTCGGGGTGAACAGCAAGCCGTTGTTCGCAGCCGGATTGCCAGTGGGCTTGGGCGTAACCTGCAGCAACTGCGTGAGCGGCGTCTGCAACGGATCGTCGTTGGCCTTTGCGGGCGGCCCGGCCTTGGCGTCAGGCGCCGGCGGCCCCCAGAACTCGGTATTGGCTTCTTCGCCGATCTGGCTGGCGAACTTCTTCGTTGCGGCATCGGCCTCGCCGCGCAGCGTCTTGGCCTCTTTCTCGGCGTCGCCGAGCGCCTTGGTTTCCTTCTCGGTAATGGTGTACGAGGGGCGGCCCGGCGTGGGCGTCAGCCGCTCGACCTTGGCCTCTGCGTCCTGCGCCTTGCTCTCTTTTTTTTGCGCGTCGAGATAGAGCTTCGAAAAGTCGCTGGTCTCCTGCGCATCGTTGCGCTCGGCCTGCGCGTCGCGCACCTTCTTGTCGGTCGCGGCGGAGGCCTTGGCCTCGGGGCTCTTCTTTTCCTCGCGCTTCTGGCCGACCTGGGCGTTCAGCAGGGTGACGTCCTTGTCCTTCAGGTTGGCTTGCGCGGTCGCGTCCTTGGCCCGCGCGTCTTCCAGCTTGGCTTCCTGCTGCGCCTTCTTGGCCTTGTTGGCGTCGGCCAGCTGCCTGGTTTTTTCCGCCTGGGCCTCCATGGCCTCCGCACGCTTCCTGGCTTCGGCCGCCTTGCGCTGCGCCTCGATGGCGCGCTTGCGGGCCTCCTCAGCCTGGCGCTGCGCCTCGCGCAGCTTTTCGAGCAGCGCTTCCAGCTGCCGCTGCAGTTCCCGCGCACGCGCCGCGGCGTCGGACTCGGCCGAACTCGCGGGCTGTTGCGCCTTGCTCACGGGGTTGGGTACGTTCACCGGCACGCGTGCGCCGCCGCCACCATCTGCAATCAACATGGCTGGTTCCTTTCGATCGTCGGTTTCTCGACAAGAGTCATTCGCTGCCTTGCGCCCAACGCAGCAACTTGGCCACGGGCGCATACAGCGCGCGCGGAATCGGCTGGTCTTCGGGCACTTCGTCGTAGATGCGCTCGGCCAGCGCGGGCTCGAACTCGGTCGGTATCAGCCCTTCGCCGGCAAAGCGCCTGATCTGTGCGGCCACCTCGCCCTCGCCGCGCGCAATGACGCGCGGCAGGTCGGTTTCGCCGAGGTACTGCAGGGCGACGGCAACCCGCGGCGAATGGATCACCGCCGACGCGGCGCGCACCCGGTCGTTGAGACTTGCGTACACCGCCTCGAAGTGGGCCGTGCGGCGGCGCGAGCGGTTGATGGGGTCGCCCTCCATCTCCTTGTATTCCTGGCGGACCTCCTCGATGGACATCCGCTGCTGCTTCATGAACTCGTGGTGCTCGTGCACGTAGTCGACCGCGGCCATCACCGCGTAGATCAGCACCGCCCAGCCAAAGGCGACCAGCACCATGTGGGCGGAGGCCGTCATGATTCCCTCGGGCCGCGCGTAGCCCAGCTTGAGGGCCGTATCCAGAAAGCCGCGCACCACCACGAACAGCAGCGCCGCCAGCAGCGCGGTCTTGGTGGACATCTTCAGCAGGTTGATCACGTTGCGCGTCGAGAAAATGCGCGCAAGGCCCTCGGCCGGGTTCATGCGGTTCATGTCCGGCCGAAGGCGCTCCCAGGCCGCCACGCCGCCCACCTGAAAGAGCGAGCCCACAATGCCCGCCAGGGCGGCAAGGGCCATGACCGGCAGCGTTCCCCACACCAGGGTTTCGCCGGTATGCAGCAGCAGTTCGGCAAAGCGGTCTTCGGGTGCCGTGAGCAGGGTGGTGCTGGTTGCATGCAGCCACAGCTCGCGCAGCAGGTTGTAGATGAGCTGCCCGCCCAGCCACAGCGCCACCACGACCACCACGAACACCACCGTGGAGGCGACGTCGGTGCTGAACACCACCTCGCCGCGCTTGCGCGCATCGCGCAGGCGCTTGGGGGTTGGGTCCTGGTCTTTCTCAGCCATGCTTCACCCGCTACAGCGTGGACCGCAAGAAGTCGAGCACCCCGTTCTCGGGCCGCAGAAAGTCTTGCAGCGACTCATACACGAAGAACAGGAAGAGCAGCATCATCAAATGCGCGAGCAGGCTCTTGAGCGGCTGCGCAAAGACGAACACGTTGAGCTGCGGCGCCACCCGGCCCACCAGGCCCACGCCCAGTTCCACCAGCAGCAGCACCACGATGACCGGCGAGGCCAGCTTCACGATCCAGAGAAACAGCGTGTCGCCCTGGCGAACGGCAAACTGTTCGAGCACCAACCCCAGGTTGGGAAAGAACGAGCCCACCGGCCAAATGCGGTAGGAGTCGACGATCACGCCCAGCATGGCAAGCAGGCCGCCTGCCGAAACGAAAAGCGTGATGACCATCCAGCCCAGGAACTCGCTGGTGACGCCGTTCTCGTGCCCTGCCACGGGATCGAAGAAAGAAGCGTTGCTGGAGCCGGTCTGGAAGTCGATCAGGTCGCCCACGCTCTGGATGGCCCAGATGAAGATGCCGAAGCCCAGGCCCAGCATCACGCCGATGAGCGCCTCCTTACCCGCAATGAACACCCAGGTGGCCATCGATGCGGCCGGTACGTCGCCCGCCACCGGCGACATGAAGATTGCGAGCATCAGCAGGATGCCGTTGCGCACGGTGCCGGTGATCATTCCGCCCGAGAGAAAAGGCACCACCGAGAAGATGGCGAACAGCCTGGGCAGCGTCAGCACCACTGCCGAGAAAAACTGCTCCATGTGGCCGAGTTCGAAGCTTTCCATTCGAATGCCTGCTCCGTGCCTAGGCGGGCCGCCGCATGGCCCAGGCCTGTGCGGTGGTCTCTTCGTTGATGTCTTCGAGCCGGAGTTCGCGCAGGTGCATGCGCTCCATGCGTGCGCGCTGCTGCATTTGCTGGGCCTTTTCAAGCTCGCCATGAGCGGCGCGCAGTTGCCGGCGGCTTTGCTCCAGCACTTGCTCCCGCTCGGAGTGCGCGCGCGCGGCCTGTGCCGCCGCCTCGCCGGCCTGTGCAATTCGCGCATCGAGTGCGCCGCTCCATGCGCCCGCGCTCCGGAACTCCGCCACGCTGCATTGGCCGCCGGAGAGCGCGCCGCGGGTGGCCTCCCAGTGGCGCAGCTTGTTTTCTTGCTGCTGCTCGCGCAGGGCTTCGGCCTGCATCAGCCGCGCCTGGCTCTGCTCGGCGGCTACGCGGTCTCGCGCGACCACGCCCATTGCCACGGTTTTCTGGCGCTCGCGCACGTCGGCCAGGAGCTTCCAGTCGATGCTCATCCGGCGTGCTCCATCTTGGCTGCACCCCGCAGCAATGCCGCCAGCGACTGCTCGAAAGCGAGGCTGGTTCCTGGCGGCTGCGACAGAAATTCGAGCATGGCGGGCCGCGCCTGAATGGCCTCGTCGGCCAGCGCGTCGCTGCCCGGCCGGTATTCGCCGATCTGCACCAGCAGTTCCATCTCCTGGTACTTGGCCAGCAGGCTGCGAAAGTGCGCAGCCGCAGCCCCATGCTCGCGCGATGTGACGAGCGGCATGACGCGGCTGATGCTGGCCAGCACGTCGATGGCCGGATAGCGGTTGGCCGCCGCGATCTTGCGCGACAGCACGATGTGGCCGTCCAGAATGGAGCGCACCTCTTCGGCAATGGGGTCGTTTTCTTCGTCGCCCTCGGTCAGCACCGAATACACCGCGGTGATGGAGCCGGCCTTGCCCTGCCCCGCGCGCTCCAGCAGCTGCGGCAGCATCGAGAAGATCGACGGCGGGTAGCTGCGCCGCGTGGGCGGCTCGCCGCTTGCCAGGCCGATTTCGCGCTGCGCGCGCGCAAAGCGCGTGAGCGAATCGACCAGCAGCAGCACCTTCTTGCCCTGGTCGCGAAAGTGCTCGGCAATGGTGGTCGCCACATAGGCGGACTTGATGCGCTCCATCGGCGGCCGGTCGGAGGTGGACACCACCATCACCGTCCTGGCAAGACCCTCAGGGCCCAGGTTGTGCTCGATGAACTCCTTCACCTCGCGCCCGCGCTCGCCGATCAGCGCAATCACGTTCACATCGGCCGTCGATCCGCGTGCCAACATGCCGAGCAAGGTGCTCTTGCCCACACCGGGCGGTGCGAACACGCCCACGCGCTGTCCTTCGCCCAGCGTCAGCAGCATGTCGACGGCCCGAATGCCGGTTGCCAGCGGCGCGTCGATCATGCGCCGCGCGAGCGGGCTCACCGGCTCGCGATGCACGGGCAGGCGCGCATGCACCGCAAGCGGACCACGCTCATCGATGGGCTGGCCCAGCGCGTCGAGCACCCGGCCCAGCAGGCCGGTGCCTACCGGGCAGACATGGCCCCGCCCCGTCGGCACCACCTCGGTGAGCGCGGAGATGCCGGTGATCGACCCCATCGGCGTGAGGATGGCGGTGTTGCCGCGAAACCCGACCACTTCGGCAAGCAGCGGCGGCTCGCCGGGCGTGACCAGCTCGCACAGCTCGCCCACATGCGCCTGGATGCCGGTGGCGTCGATCAGCATGCCGACGGCCTTGCTGACGCGGCCGCGCATGGCCACCGGCGTGACATGCGCAAACGCCGCCTCCAGCTCGGCCACGATATCGAGGGCCGCGCCGGACATGCCGACGCCGAGCGGTGCCGCAGTGGGCGTTGTGGCTTGCGCGCTCACTGACCCCTCCCCTGCGCCGGCATCATTCCGCCCTGCTCGACCGCGCGGCGAAACGCCTCCAGCTGCGCATCGACGCCGATCTCGAGCACGCCGGTCGAGGTTTGCACCATGCACGCGCCGGCCGGCAGGTCGGGGTCGGGCGTGATGGTCATGGCCATGTTCCAGTTGGCATCGCTGCGCAGCCGGTGCAGGGTTTCGCGCATGTGGGCCTCCTGCTCCGGCGCCACGCGCACGGTAATGAACGACTCCACGCGCAGCAGCGCCTCGACCCGCAGCAGGGCCGAGCGGAACAACGCCGCGGGGTCGGCCTCTTCCAGAAACTGCCCCAGCGTCTTGACGACGATCTGCGCCATCGATGCGCGCAGCGCGTGCAGCTGCCGCTCGACGGCCATGCTCTCGGAAACGAGCTGCGTGGCGTACTGGGCGCGCGCCTGCGCGAGGCCTTCCTCATAGCCCTTGCGGCGGCTGGCCTCGGCCTCGTCTTCGGAATGGCGTGCGATGCGCGCTGCTTCCTTGCGCGCGGTGTCGACCACGGCCGCGGCATCGAGCAGTGCCGCGTATTCGTTTTCCTTCAGCACCTTGCGTTCGCTCAGGAGCTGCAGGTTGTCGGTGGTGATCAGAAAAGCCAGTCCCATTGCGGCAGTCTTTCGGGAACGATGCAAGAGAGCATCAGTTCGTTGAGTTGCGAGGCCTGGCGCGGCTCGAAGGCCGGCACGCTCAAGGCGGAGATGCGGCGCGGCAGCTTGCGCTGCAGGCGGCCTTGCACCAGCGGCCCTTCGGATGCGGCGGCACCCAGGAGCAGCCGGTAGCCGCGGTCGAGCACCACGCGGCCGGTGGCCATGGGTCGCTGCTGCATCACGGTGCTGTCCATGCGCAGTTCGGTGAGCTGGGGCACGCGGTCGAGCACAAAGTCGACGGCATCGTGGTCGAATCGGCGCGCCTGCCGGCGAATCTGCAGGCCCGCCCCGCCGCGCACCTTGAAAAGCGGCAGGTGCGCGCAAAAGCCGATGTAGGCCGCCAGGCGGCGCAGCGACGCGGCGTCGAGCAGCGCGAGCCGCTTGAGCCGCGAATCGAAGTTGTAGTCGCCCGCCGCATGCAGCTGTGCTGCGGGCTGTGCATGGCCTGCGCCCTGCCCGCGCCGCAGCAGGTCGGCCAGCACGGCGCGGCCGGCGGGTCCCATGCGCGCCACCGAGCGATACCGCACCGGCCAGTTCGCGGGCAGCCAGCTCGGGTGCAGGTCGGCTTCGGGGTGCAGGTTGAAGCGCATCACCAGGCGCACCAGGTCCATCGGGCCGGGCATGGCGGCATGGGTGGGTGGAGCGGTGGCCGGTGCCTGCATGGTTGATCGGCGGATCAGCGCTTGAGCACCTGGCGGCGCATCCAGGTGCGCCAGTCCTGGCCCTGGCGGCGCAGCAGGCCGGGCAGCACCATGAGGCAGACGGCGGCCAGCAGCAGCAGGCCCAGCAGCACCATGGCCGTCTGTGTGGAGAACATGCCGAGCACCATCGGCGCGCCGCCGGCGTTTGCAGTGGGTTGCGCGCTGCCGGCGCGGCGCGCCTCGAACAGCGACAGCGACACCTGGTCGTGCGCAAGCCCTTCGATGCTGTGCGCCACCATGTCCTTCACGGCCGGGGCCAGCAGGCGCAAGTCCACGTCGGGCCGGTGCTTGATGAACACCGCCGCGGACGAGGGCCGGATCTTCTCGCTGAGCGGATCGTTGGCCGGAATGACCACGTGCACGCGGGCCGACACCACGCCGTCGACATTGCGCAGGGTTTGCGAAAGCTCCTGCGAAATGGCGTAGATGTAGCGCATGCGTTCTTCCGAGGGCGTGGACACCAGCCCCTGCTTCTGGAACACCTCGCCCATGCTCACGTAGCGTTCGGCAGGCAGGCCCTGGGCGCGCAGCACTTCGAGCGCCTGGCTCAGGCGGTCTTCGTCCACCTCCACCTGCCAGTTGCTGCCTTCGAGCCGGGTCTTGGCTGCGCCGATGCCTTCGTTCGACAGTGCGGCAACGATCTCGTTGGCCTCCTGCTCCTTGAGGTTGGAATAAAGCGCAACCTTGCAGCCGGCCAACGCCAGCAACAGCACGAGCGCAGCCAGCCAGCGCGGGCGTGGGAGCTTGTTCATTGCTGGTTCTTCAGCAGGCTGCCGAACAGGCTGGTCGCGGCGCTGGCCAGCCCGGTGGAAATATGCATTCGCGCAAACATCATGTTGGCTTCCATGGCGTGATCGGTCATCACGAACATGGTCTTGATGGGGTCTGCGAAATCGATGGACTCGAGCATGCTCTTGCGCATGTCCTCGATGGAGCGCACGTTGCCCGACAGCTGCGCGGCGAGCGACTTGGCCGCATCGCCGATGGCGCTGGGCGCGGCCGTTCCGCTGGGTGGCTGCGCTCCCTGCATCATGTTGGCGAACATGCGCGTTTCGCCCGGCTCGAAGCGCGAGGGGCCCGCGCTCTGCTGCGAAGCCTGTGCGACTTGCGATGTGGCGGAGGCAGCGGCTTCGGGTGGCGGCGCGCCAACGGCCGCCGACGCAATGGGATCGGTCATGTCTACTCTCCTCGGAAAAGAAAAAGGGCCGCGCGAAGCCTTGCGGCTCCGCGCAGGCCTCCCCGTCAGTTCTGCTTGGCGGACTGGCGGATGTCGTTGCCGGTGGACTTGGCCACTTCGGTGCCGGCCGCATTGGCGCCGTTCACCGTCTGCGCCGTGGCTGCCGCCCCGGAGATGGTGGCGCCCGCAGCCATGCTGACGCTCATCAGGCGAGCCTGGTCGGCTGCGGCTTGTTGCATTTGCTGGATCGAG
Proteins encoded in this region:
- a CDS encoding EscU/YscU/HrcU family type III secretion system export apparatus switch protein, with amino-acid sequence MAEKDQDPTPKRLRDARKRGEVVFSTDVASTVVFVVVVVALWLGGQLIYNLLRELWLHATSTTLLTAPEDRFAELLLHTGETLVWGTLPVMALAALAGIVGSLFQVGGVAAWERLRPDMNRMNPAEGLARIFSTRNVINLLKMSTKTALLAALLFVVVRGFLDTALKLGYARPEGIMTASAHMVLVAFGWAVLIYAVMAAVDYVHEHHEFMKQQRMSIEEVRQEYKEMEGDPINRSRRRTAHFEAVYASLNDRVRAASAVIHSPRVAVALQYLGETDLPRVIARGEGEVAAQIRRFAGEGLIPTEFEPALAERIYDEVPEDQPIPRALYAPVAKLLRWAQGSE
- the sctT gene encoding type III secretion system export apparatus subunit SctT, which encodes MESFELGHMEQFFSAVVLTLPRLFAIFSVVPFLSGGMITGTVRNGILLMLAIFMSPVAGDVPAASMATWVFIAGKEALIGVMLGLGFGIFIWAIQSVGDLIDFQTGSSNASFFDPVAGHENGVTSEFLGWMVITLFVSAGGLLAMLGVIVDSYRIWPVGSFFPNLGLVLEQFAVRQGDTLFLWIVKLASPVIVVLLLVELGVGLVGRVAPQLNVFVFAQPLKSLLAHLMMLLFLFFVYESLQDFLRPENGVLDFLRSTL
- a CDS encoding serine kinase; amino-acid sequence: MSIDWKLLADVRERQKTVAMGVVARDRVAAEQSQARLMQAEALREQQQENKLRHWEATRGALSGGQCSVAEFRSAGAWSGALDARIAQAGEAAAQAARAHSEREQVLEQSRRQLRAAHGELEKAQQMQQRARMERMHLRELRLEDINEETTAQAWAMRRPA
- a CDS encoding FliI/YscN family ATPase — translated: MSGAALDIVAELEAAFAHVTPVAMRGRVSKAVGMLIDATGIQAHVGELCELVTPGEPPLLAEVVGFRGNTAILTPMGSITGISALTEVVPTGRGHVCPVGTGLLGRVLDALGQPIDERGPLAVHARLPVHREPVSPLARRMIDAPLATGIRAVDMLLTLGEGQRVGVFAPPGVGKSTLLGMLARGSTADVNVIALIGERGREVKEFIEHNLGPEGLARTVMVVSTSDRPPMERIKSAYVATTIAEHFRDQGKKVLLLVDSLTRFARAQREIGLASGEPPTRRSYPPSIFSMLPQLLERAGQGKAGSITAVYSVLTEGDEENDPIAEEVRSILDGHIVLSRKIAAANRYPAIDVLASISRVMPLVTSREHGAAAAHFRSLLAKYQEMELLVQIGEYRPGSDALADEAIQARPAMLEFLSQPPGTSLAFEQSLAALLRGAAKMEHAG
- the sctL gene encoding type III secretion system stator protein SctL, giving the protein MGLAFLITTDNLQLLSERKVLKENEYAALLDAAAVVDTARKEAARIARHSEDEAEASRRKGYEEGLAQARAQYATQLVSESMAVERQLHALRASMAQIVVKTLGQFLEEADPAALFRSALLRVEALLRVESFITVRVAPEQEAHMRETLHRLRSDANWNMAMTITPDPDLPAGACMVQTSTGVLEIGVDAQLEAFRRAVEQGGMMPAQGRGQ
- a CDS encoding type III secretion system protein codes for the protein MQAPATAPPTHAAMPGPMDLVRLVMRFNLHPEADLHPSWLPANWPVRYRSVARMGPAGRAVLADLLRRGQGAGHAQPAAQLHAAGDYNFDSRLKRLALLDAASLRRLAAYIGFCAHLPLFKVRGGAGLQIRRQARRFDHDAVDFVLDRVPQLTELRMDSTVMQQRPMATGRVVLDRGYRLLLGAAASEGPLVQGRLQRKLPRRISALSVPAFEPRQASQLNELMLSCIVPERLPQWDWLF
- the sctJ gene encoding type III secretion system inner membrane ring lipoprotein SctJ, which codes for MNKLPRPRWLAALVLLLALAGCKVALYSNLKEQEANEIVAALSNEGIGAAKTRLEGSNWQVEVDEDRLSQALEVLRAQGLPAERYVSMGEVFQKQGLVSTPSEERMRYIYAISQELSQTLRNVDGVVSARVHVVIPANDPLSEKIRPSSAAVFIKHRPDVDLRLLAPAVKDMVAHSIEGLAHDQVSLSLFEARRAGSAQPTANAGGAPMVLGMFSTQTAMVLLGLLLLAAVCLMVLPGLLRRQGQDWRTWMRRQVLKR